Proteins encoded by one window of Salicibibacter halophilus:
- a CDS encoding MFS transporter: MRVRDLFTFKDEKIKMLHLTWFAFFVAFFAWFNMAPLASSMMDDMGWLTAEHIAALGIINVILTIPARIIIGSLLDRYGPRVVFSTLLVVMSIPTFIFAFGDTWAQLVISRLVLGSIGASFVIGIRLVSEWFPPKSVGFAEGIYGGWGNFGSSAASMMLPWLALTIFGGAEGWRYAMVFTGLVCLTYGFVYYKKVRDTPEGRPLIKPKKAAAMEVSSWKDMAQLIIWTIPIGGAVALSFWRIEEMGFISMQLLYIIWGIVALAFFFQVYQILKVNVPILKKGVPKEDTYRFKNVGALNSTYFANFGAELAIISMLPIFFQQTFSLSPALAGIVAGSFAFISLVARPLGGVLSDRMGSRRNVMLIYMLGISVGLVGMGMIDSSWPIILALAMMIFTSMFVSGGEGATFAMVPMVKKRITGQVAGMAGAYGNVGAAFYLTLFTFVTPQQFFFILAAGALVSFTICYFTLEEPKNSFDDEYYLTESEAKSLTQQETVPTKEHAYASNVKK, encoded by the coding sequence TCAAGATGTTGCATTTAACATGGTTCGCCTTTTTTGTTGCCTTTTTTGCCTGGTTTAATATGGCACCATTGGCTTCTTCGATGATGGATGATATGGGGTGGTTAACAGCAGAACATATTGCAGCGTTAGGGATTATTAACGTCATATTAACGATCCCCGCGCGGATCATTATTGGTTCACTTTTGGACAGATATGGCCCTAGGGTCGTCTTCTCTACTTTACTTGTCGTTATGTCGATTCCGACTTTCATTTTTGCCTTTGGAGACACTTGGGCGCAGCTTGTTATTTCACGTTTGGTCTTAGGGAGCATTGGGGCAAGTTTTGTCATTGGCATTCGTTTGGTGAGCGAATGGTTTCCGCCAAAAAGTGTAGGTTTTGCCGAAGGAATCTATGGCGGATGGGGGAACTTCGGATCATCCGCAGCCTCGATGATGCTTCCCTGGCTCGCGTTGACGATATTTGGCGGAGCAGAAGGCTGGAGGTACGCAATGGTATTTACCGGTCTTGTCTGCCTCACCTATGGCTTTGTTTATTACAAGAAAGTGAGGGATACGCCGGAAGGACGACCGTTAATCAAACCGAAAAAAGCTGCTGCAATGGAAGTGAGCTCATGGAAAGATATGGCACAGTTGATTATATGGACGATTCCGATTGGCGGAGCAGTTGCGTTAAGTTTTTGGCGGATCGAAGAAATGGGTTTTATCTCCATGCAACTTTTATATATCATTTGGGGCATCGTAGCGTTAGCTTTCTTCTTTCAGGTCTACCAAATCTTAAAAGTAAATGTTCCTATCTTGAAAAAAGGTGTTCCTAAAGAGGACACATATCGTTTTAAAAATGTAGGTGCATTAAACAGCACGTACTTCGCCAATTTCGGGGCGGAACTCGCGATTATTTCCATGCTTCCAATATTTTTCCAGCAGACGTTCTCCCTCTCTCCAGCTTTAGCAGGCATTGTCGCGGGAAGTTTTGCTTTCATTAGTCTGGTTGCAAGGCCGCTGGGTGGGGTTTTATCCGACCGAATGGGGAGCAGAAGAAATGTTATGCTTATTTACATGCTAGGGATTTCAGTAGGGCTTGTCGGAATGGGCATGATCGATTCCAGCTGGCCCATTATCCTGGCATTGGCAATGATGATTTTCACCTCGATGTTCGTTAGCGGAGGGGAAGGTGCTACGTTTGCAATGGTTCCCATGGTGAAAAAGAGGATCACCGGTCAAGTGGCCGGCATGGCTGGCGCTTATGGAAATGTGGGTGCTGCCTTTTATTTAACACTTTTTACGTTCGTTACTCCACAGCAGTTCTTTTTTATACTGGCTGCTGGTGCATTAGTAAGTTTTACCATTTGCTATTTCACCTTGGAAGAACCGAAAAATTCATTTGACGATGAGTACTACTTAACGGAAAGTGAAGCTAAATCACTAACGCAACAGGAGACAGTGCCAACGAAAGAGCATGCATACGCATCAAATGTAAAAAAGTGA
- a CDS encoding type 1 glutamine amidotransferase — translation MTVLIIQPMDMVPAGELLYRIQACGKEAKICRIDQNEPLPDSLEAFDSLVILGGTMSANEGNDYPFIEKTISTVQKFHAAKKPVLGICLGAQIIAQAFGAAVGKMGETEFGVTPLAKTEEGTMDPVFSRLPDQFSFMQFHEDSFALPTEAIRLATGKYCINQAYRIGSKTYGVQFHPEVNASIVDRWYVDKKETIENIQPSRSMTDIHKHLSPTKKWAHGIFDDWLALA, via the coding sequence ATGACAGTTTTAATCATTCAACCAATGGATATGGTCCCGGCGGGCGAGCTTTTATACAGAATCCAGGCCTGTGGAAAAGAAGCAAAAATCTGTCGGATCGATCAAAATGAACCTTTACCCGACAGTCTGGAAGCTTTTGATTCTCTCGTTATTCTTGGGGGGACCATGAGTGCAAACGAGGGGAATGATTATCCTTTTATAGAAAAGACTATTTCAACAGTGCAGAAGTTTCATGCAGCGAAAAAACCTGTCCTCGGCATTTGTCTTGGGGCGCAAATTATCGCACAAGCCTTTGGGGCTGCCGTGGGTAAAATGGGGGAAACAGAGTTTGGAGTAACACCTCTTGCAAAAACGGAAGAGGGCACAATGGACCCTGTATTTTCCCGGTTGCCGGACCAATTTTCATTTATGCAGTTTCATGAAGATTCTTTTGCCTTACCTACCGAGGCAATACGTTTGGCGACCGGAAAATATTGTATCAATCAAGCGTATCGAATCGGATCAAAAACCTATGGCGTTCAATTCCATCCGGAAGTGAATGCTTCCATCGTGGATCGCTGGTATGTTGATAAAAAGGAAACCATTGAAAATATTCAACCGAGCCGGTCCATGACCGATATTCATAAGCATTTGTCCCCAACAAAAAAATGGGCACACGGTATATTCGATGACTGGCTTGCGCTTGCATAG
- a CDS encoding copper resistance CopC family protein — MKYFYIFIATFLMSLAFASTTFGHAHPEGYDPEDGETVEEEVATITAFFDSGIESATTATVTDEEGNEHELADETIEGDDYIATLDEPLPSGDYTVDMTVLAEDGHTTEEEFTFSVDADASVEEENAAEEEAATEGTPEEEESAAGETAEGGDEGGAGGLLIGAIGVIIAGAIIFFIFRSRKTA; from the coding sequence TTGAAATATTTTTACATATTTATAGCTACGTTTTTGATGTCACTCGCCTTCGCATCCACGACTTTCGGACACGCACATCCTGAAGGTTACGACCCCGAGGATGGCGAGACTGTTGAAGAAGAAGTTGCCACGATCACAGCTTTCTTCGATTCAGGCATTGAATCAGCGACAACGGCTACGGTTACCGATGAAGAAGGGAACGAACATGAACTTGCGGATGAAACCATTGAGGGAGATGATTATATCGCTACCCTGGATGAACCTCTACCATCCGGAGATTATACGGTGGACATGACCGTGCTCGCGGAGGATGGTCATACGACCGAAGAGGAATTCACTTTTAGCGTAGATGCCGATGCATCCGTTGAGGAAGAAAATGCTGCAGAAGAAGAGGCAGCAACAGAAGGAACCCCTGAAGAAGAAGAAAGCGCTGCTGGCGAAACAGCTGAAGGTGGCGATGAGGGCGGCGCAGGAGGATTGCTGATTGGCGCTATAGGCGTAATCATTGCCGGAGCTATCATCTTCTTTATATTCCGCAGCAGAAAGACCGCTTAA
- a CDS encoding ribonucleotide-diphosphate reductase subunit beta has translation MSKLMEKVAIMDPANPVRSTGIINGASSGILNWNDIPYPSFYRTYRELLSNFWIPHEVNMSPDHKSIMELSSEELRAYKLTIGLLATLDTPQGRLIHGVSEYVSDDSVHAIAAVIAQQEVVHNESYSYVLSSLFGFEEQKQIFEDARTNPTIISRNQRIMDAYNDFIENPTEEKLVNVIVYSLILEGIFFYSGFAFFYNLARQQKMNATAQIISFINRDELVHGKFMSELLRAILGENPHLNTPEFTEFVKNEFQHAVESEIAWSNEVLDDIFGIDLDEMHTYIQYRANKMLKMLGLDPLYPDAHENVMPWIKAFVDNFDSTKTDFFEARNRSYEKVDADNGFDEL, from the coding sequence ATGAGCAAACTCATGGAAAAAGTAGCGATTATGGACCCGGCAAATCCGGTGCGGTCCACCGGCATTATTAACGGAGCGTCCAGCGGCATTCTAAACTGGAACGACATTCCATACCCTTCTTTTTACCGCACGTACCGGGAGTTATTATCTAATTTCTGGATCCCGCATGAAGTGAATATGAGCCCGGACCATAAATCCATCATGGAATTGTCTTCAGAAGAGTTGCGCGCCTACAAGCTAACGATCGGCCTCCTTGCCACCCTGGACACACCGCAAGGACGACTCATTCATGGCGTAAGTGAATATGTCAGCGATGACAGCGTGCACGCGATTGCCGCCGTTATCGCTCAACAGGAAGTCGTTCACAACGAGAGTTACTCTTACGTGCTTTCCAGTTTATTCGGCTTCGAAGAACAAAAACAAATTTTTGAAGACGCGAGAACGAATCCAACGATCATCTCGCGGAATCAACGAATCATGGACGCGTATAACGACTTTATTGAAAACCCGACGGAAGAAAAACTCGTCAACGTCATCGTGTATTCGCTTATCTTGGAAGGCATCTTCTTTTACAGCGGCTTTGCCTTCTTTTACAACCTGGCCAGACAGCAAAAGATGAACGCAACCGCACAAATCATCAGCTTTATTAACCGTGATGAGCTCGTGCACGGCAAATTCATGTCCGAGTTATTGCGTGCCATCCTTGGCGAAAACCCGCATTTAAATACGCCGGAATTCACGGAGTTTGTAAAAAATGAGTTCCAACACGCGGTTGAATCAGAAATCGCTTGGTCCAATGAAGTGCTCGATGACATCTTCGGCATTGATCTGGATGAAATGCACACGTATATCCAATACCGTGCCAACAAAATGTTAAAGATGCTTGGATTGGACCCGCTTTATCCAGATGCCCACGAAAACGTCATGCCCTGGATCAAAGCCTTCGTCGACAATTTCGACTCAACAAAAACCGATTTTTTCGAGGCTCGCAACCGCAGCTACGAAAAAGTCGACGCCGATAACGGGTTTGATGAGTTATAA
- a CDS encoding class Ib ribonucleoside-diphosphate reductase assembly flavoprotein NrdI, producing MRMVPKLMALRSACILYESLSGNTAQLSMFIHQILEYDGAHVKRMPLQSFLDLSIADAEEVIQQYESLFIGTYTDDAHLPPEPVEELMETYAFPDKQIAAFGTGDTQWGETYCLAAHTVAKHYQSPYPVLEIEQMPARSDEKKIDNWLEAIDNEQTHGKSSDYGPGKSGAVHRHY from the coding sequence ATGCGAATGGTGCCAAAGCTAATGGCGCTCCGAAGTGCATGCATTTTATACGAATCTTTAAGCGGCAATACGGCACAACTTTCCATGTTTATTCATCAAATACTGGAATACGATGGCGCTCACGTCAAACGCATGCCTTTACAGTCTTTTCTTGACCTCTCCATTGCAGATGCCGAGGAGGTGATCCAACAATACGAAAGCCTCTTCATTGGCACGTACACGGATGATGCCCACCTCCCTCCGGAACCGGTTGAGGAGTTAATGGAGACCTACGCGTTCCCGGATAAGCAAATCGCTGCTTTCGGCACCGGGGACACGCAATGGGGAGAAACGTATTGCCTGGCCGCTCACACGGTGGCTAAACATTATCAAAGCCCCTATCCCGTGTTGGAAATTGAACAGATGCCCGCGAGAAGCGACGAAAAAAAAATCGATAATTGGTTGGAGGCGATTGATAATGAGCAAACTCATGGAAAAAGTAGCGATTATGGACCCGGCAAATCCGGTGCGGTCCACCGGCATTATTAA
- a CDS encoding ribonucleoside-diphosphate reductase subunit alpha: protein MTTVTTKITKAGGSRSMPFDRERLYTFIDEVTADIRIPSYIDQYKEKVMKTIEAKEQFSAEEITQLLLLTAAENNDVDMPEWTYAATKIFLKDLYKKAAYNRSYDAEQKYGSYYGLQKRLGQLGIYDPTILRDYTREEIEEASSFIDPEKDHLLTYAGLRTLNDRYLAKGFDGKEVYELPQERWLTIALTLMSQEDRSKRMGLVKEAYWALSNLYMTVATPTLANAGKKAGQLSSCFIDTVDDSLQGIYDSNTDIANVSKYGGGVGVYIGKVRAANSDIRGYKNTSSGVVPWIRQINNTAVSVDQLGTRAGAVAVYLDVWHADIFEFLDLRLNNGDERKRAHDVFTGVTLPDVFMEAVEARGDWYLFDPHEVRKVFGWSLEDSYDEEKGNGTFRERYEQCVQSNELTSRKKVNAIDVMKRIMQSQLETGTPYMFYRDEVNRMNANKHEGIIYSSNLCTEIMQNMSETVVIEQIQDNGEILVRKKPGDFVVCNLSSVNLGRAVRADVLPRLIPIQVRMLDNVININQLPVVQAQMTNHKYRAIGLGTFGWHHLLAQNHIAWDDPEAEKLADQVYEDIAYRTIQASADLAIEKGAYPAFPGSEWENGRYFERHGYFDQDEDTSFAGNDHWKELAGQVRENGIRNGYLMAVAPNSSTALIAGSTQGIDPFFGASYVEEKKDYRVTVTAPDIDGENYKYYEKNAFQQDQFASIRHNAARQKHVDQSQSFNLYVPASIKAKTLLDLHLTAWKSGLKTTYYVRSSKVDIRECEWCQS from the coding sequence ATGACAACAGTTACAACGAAAATTACAAAGGCGGGCGGTTCACGCTCCATGCCATTTGATCGCGAACGCCTGTATACATTTATTGACGAAGTCACGGCTGACATCCGAATTCCATCTTATATTGATCAGTACAAAGAAAAAGTCATGAAAACAATTGAGGCAAAGGAGCAATTTTCCGCTGAAGAAATCACCCAGTTATTACTCTTGACCGCCGCGGAAAACAACGACGTCGACATGCCGGAATGGACGTACGCGGCCACAAAAATTTTCCTCAAGGATTTGTACAAAAAAGCGGCATACAACCGAAGCTACGATGCCGAGCAGAAATACGGCAGCTATTACGGTCTGCAAAAACGCCTCGGCCAGTTGGGGATCTATGACCCGACGATTCTCCGGGACTACACGCGCGAGGAGATTGAAGAAGCATCCTCGTTTATTGATCCTGAAAAAGACCACCTTCTTACATACGCCGGTTTGCGCACTTTAAACGACCGCTATCTCGCAAAAGGCTTTGATGGGAAGGAGGTCTACGAACTGCCGCAAGAACGATGGCTCACCATCGCGCTCACGCTCATGTCCCAAGAAGACCGCTCCAAACGCATGGGACTTGTAAAAGAGGCTTATTGGGCGTTATCCAATCTCTATATGACAGTGGCAACTCCGACACTTGCCAACGCCGGCAAGAAAGCGGGGCAGCTGTCCAGCTGTTTTATTGATACGGTGGACGACAGCCTGCAAGGCATTTACGACAGCAATACCGACATTGCCAATGTCAGCAAGTACGGCGGAGGCGTTGGGGTTTACATCGGAAAAGTTCGCGCCGCCAACTCAGACATTCGCGGGTATAAAAATACTTCTTCAGGCGTGGTTCCCTGGATCCGCCAAATCAACAATACAGCCGTGAGCGTCGATCAGCTCGGCACGCGTGCAGGCGCTGTCGCTGTTTATCTCGATGTGTGGCACGCGGATATTTTTGAATTTCTCGATCTGCGTTTGAATAACGGAGATGAACGCAAACGCGCCCATGATGTTTTTACCGGTGTCACTTTGCCTGACGTATTCATGGAAGCAGTCGAGGCGCGCGGCGATTGGTATCTGTTTGACCCTCACGAAGTGCGCAAAGTCTTCGGCTGGTCGCTGGAAGACTCCTATGACGAAGAAAAAGGAAACGGCACGTTCCGGGAACGCTATGAACAATGCGTGCAGTCCAATGAACTGACGAGCCGCAAAAAAGTAAATGCGATCGATGTCATGAAGCGTATCATGCAATCGCAATTGGAAACCGGCACGCCGTACATGTTTTATCGCGATGAAGTAAACCGCATGAACGCGAACAAACATGAAGGCATCATTTACAGCTCCAATCTTTGCACGGAAATCATGCAAAATATGTCCGAGACAGTCGTCATCGAGCAAATCCAAGATAACGGGGAAATTCTCGTTCGCAAAAAACCGGGCGACTTTGTCGTTTGCAACCTTTCATCGGTCAATCTGGGACGGGCCGTCAGAGCCGATGTTCTCCCGCGTTTGATCCCGATTCAGGTACGGATGCTCGATAACGTCATCAATATCAACCAGCTTCCGGTCGTGCAAGCGCAAATGACCAATCATAAATACCGGGCTATCGGCTTGGGAACGTTCGGATGGCACCATCTCCTCGCCCAAAACCATATCGCGTGGGATGATCCCGAAGCGGAAAAACTCGCGGATCAGGTCTACGAAGATATAGCCTATCGCACTATTCAGGCAAGCGCGGACCTCGCGATTGAAAAAGGGGCATACCCTGCTTTTCCAGGTTCGGAATGGGAGAACGGACGCTATTTTGAACGGCACGGTTATTTTGACCAAGATGAAGATACTTCCTTCGCGGGCAACGATCATTGGAAAGAGTTGGCCGGCCAAGTCCGGGAAAACGGCATTCGCAACGGCTACTTGATGGCCGTCGCGCCAAATAGCAGCACAGCCCTGATTGCCGGCAGCACGCAAGGCATTGATCCGTTCTTTGGGGCAAGCTACGTGGAGGAGAAAAAAGATTACCGCGTGACCGTGACTGCGCCTGATATTGACGGGGAAAACTACAAATACTATGAGAAAAACGCGTTCCAACAAGATCAATTCGCGAGCATCCGCCACAACGCTGCAAGGCAAAAACACGTAGACCAATCGCAATCCTTTAACCTTTATGTCCCGGCTTCCATCAAGGCGAAAACATTGCTTGATTTGCACTTAACTGCTTGGAAATCGGGGCTGAAAACGACGTATTATGTGCGCAGCAGCAAAGTGGATATCCGTGAATGCGAATGGTGCCAAAGCTAA
- a CDS encoding DUF1934 domain-containing protein, whose amino-acid sequence MTAEGIPVQVSMKTEVQQGGERKDIHVNGKGELVEKERSTYVTFTEQLQDIGEVKTVIKIQRRSELTIIRSGAVSMRQAYVEGEEKSGSYGTPYGTFETLAKTKQVDVEYPNESLLNVTLDYDLELQGQLAGSYQVAIDVKES is encoded by the coding sequence ATGACGGCGGAAGGCATCCCGGTTCAAGTGTCGATGAAAACCGAAGTTCAACAGGGCGGAGAACGAAAAGATATCCACGTGAACGGAAAAGGCGAGCTCGTGGAAAAGGAACGGAGCACTTATGTGACGTTTACGGAACAATTGCAAGATATCGGGGAAGTGAAAACCGTTATAAAAATTCAGCGGCGATCCGAACTTACCATTATTCGTTCGGGCGCAGTTTCCATGCGGCAGGCCTATGTGGAAGGGGAAGAGAAATCAGGCTCTTACGGAACCCCTTACGGCACGTTTGAAACATTGGCAAAAACAAAGCAAGTCGACGTGGAGTATCCAAATGAATCGCTGTTAAATGTTACATTGGATTATGATTTGGAATTACAAGGACAACTCGCCGGAAGTTATCAGGTGGCGATTGACGTTAAGGAGTCGTAA